One Gossypium raimondii isolate GPD5lz chromosome 3, ASM2569854v1, whole genome shotgun sequence genomic window carries:
- the LOC105794742 gene encoding uncharacterized protein LOC105794742, with amino-acid sequence MQCGIQQSEIGSCSDEMRSSISVSVTDRKETMVCPKPRRLGLLNTPFNDHPVRSLRWQLSHQVGLCDSKEESDALDFILTKGGCGVEQGCTQVALSPPFFCGSPPSRVSNPLIQDARFGEQKIMSPVPPSSGLYSSSPSSSSRKGSYVRANFGSKPAVRVEGFDCLDRDRQNCSISALA; translated from the exons ATGCAGTGTGGGATCCAACAAAGTGAAATTGGAAGCTGCTCTGACGAGATGCGGAGCTCCATTTCGGTTTCGGTTACGGATCGGAAAGAGACCATGGTCTGCCCGAAACCACGTCGTTTGGGTCTTTTAAACACCCCCTTCAACGACCACCCTGTTAGGTCCCTGAGATGGCAACTCAg CCATCAAGTGGGGCTTTGTGATTCAAAAGAGGAGAGTGATGCTTTGGATTTTATTCTTACAAAG GGTGGATGTGGGGTGGAACAAGGTTGTACACAAGTAGCGTTGTCGCCCCCATTTTTTTGTGGGTCGCCGCCGAGCAGAGTGTCTAACCCGTTAATACAGGATGCTCGATTTGGGGAGCAGAAGATTATGTCACCGGTGCCACCTTCATCGGGCTTGTACTCATCTTCTCCCTCGTCGTCATCGAGGAAAGGAAGCTATGTTAGGGCGAATTTTGGTAGCAAACCAGCGGTGAGAGTGGAGGGGTTTGATTGCCTCGACAGGGATCGTCAGAATTGTAGCATCTCTGCACTGGCGTAG